In Primulina eburnea isolate SZY01 chromosome 5, ASM2296580v1, whole genome shotgun sequence, a single window of DNA contains:
- the LOC140832906 gene encoding phytochrome B-like isoform X5, whose amino-acid sequence MISRSSRASHAEALSSGSAPRHHNQQSTTLNRADSMSKAVAQYTVDARLHEVFEQSGVCGKAFDYSESVRAGAESVPEQQIAAYLLKIQRGSHIQPFGCMIALDESNFRVIAYSENAREMLGLALQSVPCMERDETLTVGTDVRTLFSPSSCVLLERAFAAREITLLNPIWVHSKNSGKPFYAILHRIDVGTVIDLEPVRSEDPALSIAGAVQSQKLAVRAISQLQSLPGGDIKLLCDTVVESVRELTGYDRVMVYKFHEDEHGEVVAESRRSDLDPYIGLHYPATDIPQASRFLFKQNRIRMIVDCEATPVKVIQDESLNQPLCLVGSTLRAPHGCHALYMASMGSTASLTLAVVVNGNEEDCAEGRNLMRLWGLVVGHHTSARCISFPLRYACEFLMQAFGLQLNMELQLASQLAEKHVLRTQTLLCDMLLRDSPTGIVTQRPSIIDLVKCDGAALYYKEKYYPLGVTPTEAQIKDIVKWLLAFHGNLTGLSTDSLADAGYPGAASLGDGVCGMTFAFITSRDYLFWFRSHSAKAIKWGGAKHHPQEKDDGLRLNPRSSFKAFLEVVKGRSLAWENAEMDAIHSLRLILRESFQNAGGSSSKAVVPAQAGEELQGVDELSSVAREMVRLIETATAPIFAVDVEGRINGWNAKVAELTDLSVEEALGKSLIHDIVHKESVEIAKKLLFHALQGEEHKNVELRLRTFNTEQLSKTVFVVVNACSSKDCVNNMVGVCFVGQDVTGQKAVMDKFIQIQGDYKAIMHSPNPLIPPIFASDENTCCSEWNTAMEKLTGWSMGDVIGKMIVGEIFGNCCRLKGLDAMTKFMIVLHNALGGQETDMFPFCFFDRDGKYVQALLTANKRVNMNGQVIGVFCFLQIASRELQQTLKIQRQQEKACASKIKDLTYICQEIKNPLCGIQFTNSLLEATNLTENQTQLLQMSAACEKQILKIMKDVDMENIETN is encoded by the exons ATGATTTCGAGAAGCAGCCGGGCATCTCATGCTGAAGCTCTATCTTCCGGTTCGGCCCCGCGTCATCACAATCAACAGAGTACCACCTTAAACAGGGCGGATTCGATGAGCAAAGCTGTAGCGCAGTACACTGTTGACGCCAGGCTTCATGAGGTTTTCGAGCAATCGGGTGTGTGCGGGAAAGCCTTCGATTATTCGGAGAGTGTAAGGGCTGGTGCAGAGTCTGTTCCTGAGCAGCAAATTGCGGCTTACTTATTGAAAATACAGCGTGGCAGCCATATTCAACCGTTTGGTTGTATGATAGCGTTGGATGAATCGAATTTTCGCGTCATAGCTTACTCGGAGAATGCCCGTGAAATGCTTGGCTTGGCGCTTCAGTCAGTCCCATGCATGGAAAGGGACGAAACTTTGACGGTTGGGACTGATGTAAGAACTCTGTTCTCCCCCTCGAGCTGTGTCTTGCTCGAGAGGGCGTTTGCGGCTCGTGAAATAACACTGTTGAATCCGATTTGGGTGCATTCGAAGAATTCGGGGAAGCCCTTTTATGCGATTCTGCATAGAATAGATGTGGGGACAGTGATTGATTTAGAGCCTGTTAGGAGCGAGGATCCGGCCCTTTCTATCGCTGGTGCTGTCCAGTCGCAGAAGCTTGCTGTGAGGGCTATTTCCCAGTTGCAATCACTTCCTGGAGGGGACATCAAACTTTTGTGTGATACAGTAGTCGAAAGCGTGAGAGAGTTAACTGGGTATGATCGTGTGATGGTCTATAAGTTTCATGAGGATGAACATGGTGAGGTGGTGGCGGAAAGTCGGAGGTCTGATTTAGATCCGTATATTGGTTTACATTATCCTGCCACAGATATCCCCCAGGCTTCTAGATTTTTGTTCAAGCAGAATCGGATTAGGATGATTGTAGATTGTGAAGCCACTCCGGTTAAAGTTATCCAGGATGAATCATTAAATCAACCCTTGTGTTTGGTTGGATCCACGCTCAGGGCACCACATGGTTGCCACGCCCTGTACATGGCAAGTATGGGTTCTACTGCCTCGTTGACGTTGGCCGTTGTTGTTAATGGAAATGAAGAAGACTGCGCTGAAGGACGGAATTTGATGAGGCTATGGGGCTTGGTTGTTGGTCATCACACTTCTGCTCGGTGCATATCTTTCCCCCTGCGGTATGCTTGTGAATTCTTGATGCAGGCATTTGGGCTTCAACTGAACATGGAACTACAGTTGGCGTCACAGTTGGCGGAGAAACATGTTTTGAGGACACAGACGCTGTTATGTGACATGCTGCTTCGAGATTCGCCTACTGGGATTGTTACCCAGAGACCTAGTATCATCGACCTTGTGAAGTGCGATGGGGCTGCGCTGTATTACAAAGAGAAGTATTATCCCCTTGGTGTGACACCTACAGAAGCACAGATAAAGGACATAGTGAAATGGTTGTTGGCATTCCATGGGAACTTGACAGGTTTGAGCACAGACAGTCTTGCGGATGCCGGGTACCCTGGAGCAGCCTCTCTAGGGGATGGTGTTTGTGGAATGACTTTTGCATTCATCACTTCGAGAGATTATTTATTCTGGTTTCGTTCCCATAGCGCGAAGGCTATCAAGTGGGGCGGTGCAAAACATCATCCACAAGAAAAAGATGATGGTCTTAGGTTGAATCCCCGTTCTTCATTCAAGGCGTTTCTAGAAGTGGTCAAAGGCCGAAGTTTAGCTTGGGAGAATGCTGAAATGGATGCAATTCATTCTTTGCGTCTTATTTTACGAGAGTCGTTTCAAAATGCTGGTGGAAGTAGTTCTAAGGCAGTTGTACCTGCCCAGGCTGGGGAGGAGTTACAAGGAGTTGATGAATTAAGTTCTGTTGCCAGAGAAATGGTTAGATTGATCGAGACTGCAACTGCACCTATATTTGCTGTAGATGTTGAGGGTCGCATAAACGGGTGGAATGCAAAAGTTGCAGAGCTGACTGACTTATCTGTTGAAGAAGCATTAGGAAAGTCGTTGATTCATGACATTGTTCACAAAGAATCAGTTGAGATTGCCAAAAAGCTTCTTTTCCATGCTTTGCAAG GCGAGGAACACAAGAATGTTGAATTAAGGTTGAGGACATTCAACACTGAACAACTTAGTAAGACCGTGTTTGTGGTGGTGAATGCTTGCTCCAGCAAGGACTGTGTGAACAACATGGTTGGTGTTTGCTTTGTTGGTCAGGATGTTACAGGCCAAAAGGCAGTAATGGACAAGTTCATACAAATTCAAGGTGATTACAAGGCAATTATGCACAGTCCCAACCCTCTGATTCCTCCAATATTTGCTTCTGATGAGAACACATGTTGCTCTGAATGGAACACCGCTATGGAAAAGCTCACTGGCTGGAGTATGGGGGATGTTATCGGGAAGATGATAGTTGGGGAGATATTCGGAAATTGCTGTCGGCTAAAGGGTCTAGATGCTATGACAAAATTCATGATCGTCTTGCACAATGCACTTGGAGGCCAGGAAACGGACATGTTTCCATTCTGTTTTTTTGACCGCGATGGGAAGTATGTGCAGGCACTCTTGACTGCAAACAAGAGGGTAAATATGAATGGTCAGGTTATAGGAGTCTTCTGCTTTTTGCAGATTGCAAGTCGTGAGTTGCAACAAACTTTGAAAATTCAGAGGCAACAAGAAAAGGCATGTGCATCAAAGATAAAAGATCTGACTTACATTTGTCAAGAAATAAAGAATCCGTTATGTGGCATACAGTTCACTAACTCACTTTTGGAAGCAACAAATCTGACAGAAAACCAAACACAGCTTCTTCAGATGAGTGCTGCTTGTGAGAAGCAGATCTTAAAGATTATGAAGGATGTTGATATGGAAAACATTGAG ACGAACTAA
- the LOC140832906 gene encoding phytochrome B-like isoform X2 → MISRSSRASHAEALSSGSAPRHHNQQSTTLNRADSMSKAVAQYTVDARLHEVFEQSGVCGKAFDYSESVRAGAESVPEQQIAAYLLKIQRGSHIQPFGCMIALDESNFRVIAYSENAREMLGLALQSVPCMERDETLTVGTDVRTLFSPSSCVLLERAFAAREITLLNPIWVHSKNSGKPFYAILHRIDVGTVIDLEPVRSEDPALSIAGAVQSQKLAVRAISQLQSLPGGDIKLLCDTVVESVRELTGYDRVMVYKFHEDEHGEVVAESRRSDLDPYIGLHYPATDIPQASRFLFKQNRIRMIVDCEATPVKVIQDESLNQPLCLVGSTLRAPHGCHALYMASMGSTASLTLAVVVNGNEEDCAEGRNLMRLWGLVVGHHTSARCISFPLRYACEFLMQAFGLQLNMELQLASQLAEKHVLRTQTLLCDMLLRDSPTGIVTQRPSIIDLVKCDGAALYYKEKYYPLGVTPTEAQIKDIVKWLLAFHGNLTGLSTDSLADAGYPGAASLGDGVCGMTFAFITSRDYLFWFRSHSAKAIKWGGAKHHPQEKDDGLRLNPRSSFKAFLEVVKGRSLAWENAEMDAIHSLRLILRESFQNAGGSSSKAVVPAQAGEELQGVDELSSVAREMVRLIETATAPIFAVDVEGRINGWNAKVAELTDLSVEEALGKSLIHDIVHKESVEIAKKLLFHALQGEEHKNVELRLRTFNTEQLSKTVFVVVNACSSKDCVNNMVGVCFVGQDVTGQKAVMDKFIQIQGDYKAIMHSPNPLIPPIFASDENTCCSEWNTAMEKLTGWSMGDVIGKMIVGEIFGNCCRLKGLDAMTKFMIVLHNALGGQETDMFPFCFFDRDGKYVQALLTANKRVNMNGQVIGVFCFLQIASRELQQTLKIQRQQEKACASKIKDLTYICQEIKNPLCGIQFTNSLLEATNLTENQTQLLQMSAACEKQILKIMKDVDMENIEVKSTSILVEIDKSSTKELLII, encoded by the exons ATGATTTCGAGAAGCAGCCGGGCATCTCATGCTGAAGCTCTATCTTCCGGTTCGGCCCCGCGTCATCACAATCAACAGAGTACCACCTTAAACAGGGCGGATTCGATGAGCAAAGCTGTAGCGCAGTACACTGTTGACGCCAGGCTTCATGAGGTTTTCGAGCAATCGGGTGTGTGCGGGAAAGCCTTCGATTATTCGGAGAGTGTAAGGGCTGGTGCAGAGTCTGTTCCTGAGCAGCAAATTGCGGCTTACTTATTGAAAATACAGCGTGGCAGCCATATTCAACCGTTTGGTTGTATGATAGCGTTGGATGAATCGAATTTTCGCGTCATAGCTTACTCGGAGAATGCCCGTGAAATGCTTGGCTTGGCGCTTCAGTCAGTCCCATGCATGGAAAGGGACGAAACTTTGACGGTTGGGACTGATGTAAGAACTCTGTTCTCCCCCTCGAGCTGTGTCTTGCTCGAGAGGGCGTTTGCGGCTCGTGAAATAACACTGTTGAATCCGATTTGGGTGCATTCGAAGAATTCGGGGAAGCCCTTTTATGCGATTCTGCATAGAATAGATGTGGGGACAGTGATTGATTTAGAGCCTGTTAGGAGCGAGGATCCGGCCCTTTCTATCGCTGGTGCTGTCCAGTCGCAGAAGCTTGCTGTGAGGGCTATTTCCCAGTTGCAATCACTTCCTGGAGGGGACATCAAACTTTTGTGTGATACAGTAGTCGAAAGCGTGAGAGAGTTAACTGGGTATGATCGTGTGATGGTCTATAAGTTTCATGAGGATGAACATGGTGAGGTGGTGGCGGAAAGTCGGAGGTCTGATTTAGATCCGTATATTGGTTTACATTATCCTGCCACAGATATCCCCCAGGCTTCTAGATTTTTGTTCAAGCAGAATCGGATTAGGATGATTGTAGATTGTGAAGCCACTCCGGTTAAAGTTATCCAGGATGAATCATTAAATCAACCCTTGTGTTTGGTTGGATCCACGCTCAGGGCACCACATGGTTGCCACGCCCTGTACATGGCAAGTATGGGTTCTACTGCCTCGTTGACGTTGGCCGTTGTTGTTAATGGAAATGAAGAAGACTGCGCTGAAGGACGGAATTTGATGAGGCTATGGGGCTTGGTTGTTGGTCATCACACTTCTGCTCGGTGCATATCTTTCCCCCTGCGGTATGCTTGTGAATTCTTGATGCAGGCATTTGGGCTTCAACTGAACATGGAACTACAGTTGGCGTCACAGTTGGCGGAGAAACATGTTTTGAGGACACAGACGCTGTTATGTGACATGCTGCTTCGAGATTCGCCTACTGGGATTGTTACCCAGAGACCTAGTATCATCGACCTTGTGAAGTGCGATGGGGCTGCGCTGTATTACAAAGAGAAGTATTATCCCCTTGGTGTGACACCTACAGAAGCACAGATAAAGGACATAGTGAAATGGTTGTTGGCATTCCATGGGAACTTGACAGGTTTGAGCACAGACAGTCTTGCGGATGCCGGGTACCCTGGAGCAGCCTCTCTAGGGGATGGTGTTTGTGGAATGACTTTTGCATTCATCACTTCGAGAGATTATTTATTCTGGTTTCGTTCCCATAGCGCGAAGGCTATCAAGTGGGGCGGTGCAAAACATCATCCACAAGAAAAAGATGATGGTCTTAGGTTGAATCCCCGTTCTTCATTCAAGGCGTTTCTAGAAGTGGTCAAAGGCCGAAGTTTAGCTTGGGAGAATGCTGAAATGGATGCAATTCATTCTTTGCGTCTTATTTTACGAGAGTCGTTTCAAAATGCTGGTGGAAGTAGTTCTAAGGCAGTTGTACCTGCCCAGGCTGGGGAGGAGTTACAAGGAGTTGATGAATTAAGTTCTGTTGCCAGAGAAATGGTTAGATTGATCGAGACTGCAACTGCACCTATATTTGCTGTAGATGTTGAGGGTCGCATAAACGGGTGGAATGCAAAAGTTGCAGAGCTGACTGACTTATCTGTTGAAGAAGCATTAGGAAAGTCGTTGATTCATGACATTGTTCACAAAGAATCAGTTGAGATTGCCAAAAAGCTTCTTTTCCATGCTTTGCAAG GCGAGGAACACAAGAATGTTGAATTAAGGTTGAGGACATTCAACACTGAACAACTTAGTAAGACCGTGTTTGTGGTGGTGAATGCTTGCTCCAGCAAGGACTGTGTGAACAACATGGTTGGTGTTTGCTTTGTTGGTCAGGATGTTACAGGCCAAAAGGCAGTAATGGACAAGTTCATACAAATTCAAGGTGATTACAAGGCAATTATGCACAGTCCCAACCCTCTGATTCCTCCAATATTTGCTTCTGATGAGAACACATGTTGCTCTGAATGGAACACCGCTATGGAAAAGCTCACTGGCTGGAGTATGGGGGATGTTATCGGGAAGATGATAGTTGGGGAGATATTCGGAAATTGCTGTCGGCTAAAGGGTCTAGATGCTATGACAAAATTCATGATCGTCTTGCACAATGCACTTGGAGGCCAGGAAACGGACATGTTTCCATTCTGTTTTTTTGACCGCGATGGGAAGTATGTGCAGGCACTCTTGACTGCAAACAAGAGGGTAAATATGAATGGTCAGGTTATAGGAGTCTTCTGCTTTTTGCAGATTGCAAGTCGTGAGTTGCAACAAACTTTGAAAATTCAGAGGCAACAAGAAAAGGCATGTGCATCAAAGATAAAAGATCTGACTTACATTTGTCAAGAAATAAAGAATCCGTTATGTGGCATACAGTTCACTAACTCACTTTTGGAAGCAACAAATCTGACAGAAAACCAAACACAGCTTCTTCAGATGAGTGCTGCTTGTGAGAAGCAGATCTTAAAGATTATGAAGGATGTTGATATGGAAAACATTGAG GTAAAATCGACTTCAATTCTCGTTGAGATAGATAAGTCGTCAACGAAGGAACTTCTAATAATCTAA